From Candidatus Anaeroferrophillus wilburensis, the proteins below share one genomic window:
- a CDS encoding TonB-dependent receptor: protein MTVITAEQLQRLGVRDLRDVWPLIPGMQEGIATAGYSQLTFRGVRSRGAERLKILIDGHDVNLALTGGGAFFYSDLAVDYIQKIEVLRGPGSTLYGSDALLGVVNIITNRTVATDGLTTSVRFGTEDLQRYNVELKNSFDKLSCWGNINYFRTHGGEVKVESDILSSSPVNGDVSRAPGPSSEWVNRTDLSFGLETGNWRLQGQYLHHSDGGFFNPGKSLSDQTTLTRDYFWSDLNYSNSFNDDLLFLQAKLFYNGYNHDFDVNLQPPGFQDVNGVYPDGIYSDQNARVDEGGGELQLDVHAWAGHLTTIGGELRKSYLHDAEHHANYDPTPLAEKQDVSDRFNWISEADRFFCSIFLQDQWDITPKVSMTLGGRLDYYDDFGNAFSPSIGMVYAPQPEWRLKLSYSEAFRAPSFRELYKLDGGNPSMGNPDLDAEEVDSWQASLEWHPGCCFSAQLSGYWNYFDHMIDLFYDDITGLAQFENSCKCRNWGLDLDVRYQLPGLLSKVSCFTTISYIDHKKSNGDDVPGVAQWLGSAGFDWALDRFCNLNMSFFFRDRIEAVEGITLEDVDAYWLTNLAVTVHDLRGLVPGLDLVLSVHNLFDVDYAYPDITWRLSDHFARPGISGELWAKYRF, encoded by the coding sequence TACAGCCAGCTTACGTTCAGGGGGGTTCGCTCGAGAGGAGCAGAAAGGCTTAAGATTCTTATTGATGGTCATGATGTCAATTTGGCTCTGACGGGAGGAGGCGCATTCTTTTATAGCGATCTGGCTGTTGATTACATCCAGAAGATCGAAGTGCTGCGCGGTCCTGGTTCCACCCTGTATGGCAGTGATGCCCTGCTGGGGGTTGTCAATATCATAACCAACCGGACCGTTGCCACTGACGGTCTAACCACAAGTGTCCGATTTGGCACCGAAGATCTGCAGCGCTACAACGTGGAGTTGAAAAACTCCTTTGACAAGCTTTCCTGTTGGGGGAATATCAATTATTTTCGCACCCACGGCGGGGAGGTAAAGGTTGAATCTGATATCCTGTCATCATCACCGGTTAATGGTGATGTTTCCCGAGCACCCGGGCCTAGCAGTGAATGGGTGAACCGTACTGATTTATCCTTTGGCCTGGAAACCGGAAACTGGAGATTGCAAGGACAATATCTACATCATAGCGATGGCGGTTTTTTCAATCCGGGAAAATCCCTTTCGGATCAAACGACCTTGACTCGGGATTATTTCTGGAGCGATTTGAACTATAGCAACTCCTTTAATGATGATCTGCTGTTTCTCCAGGCAAAGCTGTTCTACAATGGTTATAATCATGATTTTGATGTTAATCTGCAACCTCCTGGCTTCCAGGATGTCAATGGAGTATACCCCGATGGAATTTATAGTGACCAGAATGCCCGGGTCGATGAAGGTGGCGGTGAGCTGCAACTGGATGTTCATGCCTGGGCAGGCCACCTGACTACCATCGGTGGTGAACTGAGAAAGTCATATCTTCACGATGCTGAGCATCATGCCAACTACGATCCGACACCATTGGCGGAAAAACAGGATGTCAGCGACCGGTTCAACTGGATTTCTGAAGCAGATCGTTTTTTTTGCAGTATATTCCTCCAAGATCAGTGGGACATTACTCCGAAAGTTAGTATGACTCTGGGAGGGCGGCTCGACTATTACGATGATTTTGGTAATGCTTTTTCCCCCAGTATCGGTATGGTCTATGCCCCGCAACCAGAATGGCGGTTAAAATTGTCCTACAGCGAGGCTTTTCGGGCTCCAAGTTTCAGGGAACTGTACAAACTTGATGGAGGTAATCCGTCGATGGGCAATCCGGACTTGGACGCCGAGGAGGTCGATTCCTGGCAAGCCAGTCTTGAATGGCATCCCGGTTGTTGTTTCAGCGCCCAGCTATCGGGATATTGGAATTACTTCGATCATATGATCGATCTATTTTACGATGACATAACTGGTCTGGCACAGTTTGAAAACAGTTGTAAGTGCCGAAACTGGGGTTTGGATCTGGACGTCCGTTATCAGCTTCCCGGATTGTTATCGAAAGTATCCTGCTTTACGACTATTTCCTATATTGATCATAAAAAAAGTAATGGCGATGATGTCCCCGGCGTTGCCCAATGGTTGGGAAGTGCAGGCTTTGACTGGGCTTTAGATCGGTTTTGTAATCTGAATATGAGCTTTTTCTTTAGGGATAGGATTGAAGCCGTTGAAGGAATTACGCTGGAGGATGTGGATGCCTATTGGTTAACCAATCTGGCGGTCACGGTTCATGATTTACGAGGTCTGGTTCCTGGTTTGGATTTGGTTCTTTCAGTTCATAACCTTTTTGATGTTGACTATGCATATCCTGACATCACTTGGAGGCTTTCAGATCATTTCGCCAGACCGGGAATCAGCGGCGAATTGTGGGCAAAGTACCGGTTTTAA